GGTGGAATGGATTGTAAAGCAAATTTGTGCGAAATGGGGAACCAGCGCCACTTATGAAGTGGGGCAAGGACCGCACCCGCATGAAGCCCATTATTTACGTCTCGATTGCTCGAAGGCTAAGTTCAAATTGGGCTGGTATCCGAGATGGAATGTCGAGCAGGCAATTGACAAAAGTGTGGAATGGACAAGGGCTTATTTAGCCCAAGAGGATGTTAAGGCTGTCTGCTTACAGCAAATCGACGAATATTTAAAAAGCTAACCAACGAAAGGGGGAGAACTATGAAAGTCGTTATACTCTGCGGAGGAAAAGGCACGAGAATGAGCGAAATCACCGATGAGCTTCCGAAGCCGCTTACAATGATCGGGGATAAGCCGATACTTTGGCATATTATGAAAATTTATCAAAACTATGGTTTTAATGAATTTATTTTATTACTCGGTTATAAAGGCGACAAAATCAAGGAATATTTTATGGACTATGAATGGAAGAATAATAGTTTTACGATGGACTCCTCTACTGGTGATATTAAAATCTTAGGTCCGAGGGAAAAGTGGAAGATTACGTTTGTTGATACCGGGTTGAATACCATGACTGGAGGCAGAATTAAGAAGGCTCAGAAATATATCGGGGATGAAAGTTTCCTTTTAACCTACGGTGATGGACTATCTGATGTTAATCTGCAGGAGTTAATTCAATTTCACAAGGCGAAAGGAACGATTGCCGCTGTAACAGGGATTAAGAAAAAGAGCCAATTTGGCACCTTAACGGTCAATCAGGGGATCGCGGAATCCTTTGAGGAAAAAACGGAGACAGACGGAATCATCAATGGGGGCTATTTTGTGTTAAGTCCTGAGGTCTTCAACTACCTAAAGGACGATGACCTTTGCATATTCGAAGAGGAACCATTGAAAAAATTAACCCAAGACCGTCAATTATCTGTCTATCTTCATGATGGATTTTGGACAGCTATTGATACGTATAAAAATGTATTGGACATCAATGAGATGTTGGAGAAAGGGAACATTGCATGGAATCCGAAGCTAACATGAATGCCACACTGGATTCAGAGAATGTTTTTTGTACCATTTTATCGAAAACACGGGTTTATCAGGGCCTTGCGTTACTTGCGAGCTTGAAAAAGGTGATGGCCCAGGGATTTGTACTCTTTATCCATTGTGTAGACTTAGACTCTTATAAACTATTGAAAAAAATGAAACTAGATAATGTGCATTTTATACGAGAGAAACGACTAGATGAAAGCATTCGTAATCTAAAACGAGAACGAAGGATCCATGAATACTGCTGGACGTTAAAGCCTGTGATTTGTGACTATGTGCTGACAGTGTATCCTTCTGTCAAACGTATTACCTACCTCGATTCAGATTTGTACTTCTGGTCAGACCCAACATCCATTTTTAAAAATCAGCCTGACTGTTCGGTGCTGCTTTCCATTGAAGAAAAATACCGGCCTAATATGAACCAAAGAATTGTACAGAGAAAAAGTAAGATAACTGGAATTTATAATTCAGGATTTATCTCTTTTAAGAATGATGAAATTGGAGTGAAGGCGTTAAAGTGGTGGAGGGAGAAATGCTTGGAGGCATGCAGGATTGCACCAGAAGAGGGTATTTTTGGAGATCAGAAATATTTAGATGATATGCCCTCCTTATTCTCTACTAGCTGCGATATTGCAACACCAGGTGTTAATGTTGGTCCTTGGAATGTATTAAAATATCAATTTTCAAATGTGAATGATTCGGTTTGCATTGATGAACATTTGCTTGTTTTTTACCATTTTAGTGGTTTAAGAGTCGTGGCAAAGGACAAAGTCGAGTTTGTTTATCGAGTGAATCGGAGGAAACTCCCTTTTATTTATTCGCTTTATATCAAAGCAATTGCGGAAGCGATTGAGTTAGCAGCAAAAGTAGATCCTGACTTTAACGGCCTCGCAGATGAAGCAGCATTGCAAAGATATTGGAATTAAGGCGGTGAACGAGTATCAAAATAGATCCTCCTATGGGTTACTACAGTCGTACAGTTGATTTTATAAATGTCTATAAGAACCAATCTGCTGCCGCACAGTACAAAAGATTCCATGTCGACCGTACCATTATGAAAAATAAACCAAATGGAGTCGAAGTGATTAATTGGCACTACCATCCGCATTTGCCTAGACAATTCGTCGCAAGGATTCCTTATGGGCGTGTTTGGGGATGGAATGGAAGTGTCATTACACCTGATAATAAGCTTTTATGGGATGTTTCGTTTGAGTATCTTCATACTCCTAAGACGCATCCAATATTCCAAAACAAACTTCCTTCAATATCTTATATCCCAGAAACGTTAGCCGTCATCACCTCCCAAGTAAGTTTCAATTACTTCCATTGGATGTTTGATGTTTTGCCACGGTTAGAATTACTGCGCAAAAGCAACCTTGATTATGACCGAATTGTTATTAATCGAGGAAAATACTTTACAAAAGAGAATTGTGGATTTCAGAACGAAAGCTTAAAACTA
This genomic stretch from Neobacillus niacini harbors:
- a CDS encoding glucose-1-phosphate cytidylyltransferase: MKVVILCGGKGTRMSEITDELPKPLTMIGDKPILWHIMKIYQNYGFNEFILLLGYKGDKIKEYFMDYEWKNNSFTMDSSTGDIKILGPREKWKITFVDTGLNTMTGGRIKKAQKYIGDESFLLTYGDGLSDVNLQELIQFHKAKGTIAAVTGIKKKSQFGTLTVNQGIAESFEEKTETDGIINGGYFVLSPEVFNYLKDDDLCIFEEEPLKKLTQDRQLSVYLHDGFWTAIDTYKNVLDINEMLEKGNIAWNPKLT
- a CDS encoding putative nucleotide-diphospho-sugar transferase; the protein is MESEANMNATLDSENVFCTILSKTRVYQGLALLASLKKVMAQGFVLFIHCVDLDSYKLLKKMKLDNVHFIREKRLDESIRNLKRERRIHEYCWTLKPVICDYVLTVYPSVKRITYLDSDLYFWSDPTSIFKNQPDCSVLLSIEEKYRPNMNQRIVQRKSKITGIYNSGFISFKNDEIGVKALKWWREKCLEACRIAPEEGIFGDQKYLDDMPSLFSTSCDIATPGVNVGPWNVLKYQFSNVNDSVCIDEHLLVFYHFSGLRVVAKDKVEFVYRVNRRKLPFIYSLYIKAIAEAIELAAKVDPDFNGLADEAALQRYWN